In Pseudomonas sp. R76, one genomic interval encodes:
- a CDS encoding FimV/HubP family polar landmark protein: MVQVRKLVLAIAAASALSSGMAQALQLGEMTLKSKLNQPLSVEIELLDVGGLTASEITPSLASDQAFVDAGVDRQAFLNDLTFTPVVNPSGRSVVRVTSSKPLPDSYVRFLLQVQWPNGRLMRDYSVLLDPAKFEQPAPTAAAPAPRLSAPTKNAPANAAPTAGKPAQHTTTSRDTLWEIAAKNRNGASVQQTMLAIQALNPDAFIDGNINRLKTGQVLRLPDRQQATSLPQPEAIAEVTAQNTAWREGRRTANNQAAGKQQLDATKRTQAGDAPSSTNTKDNLSLVSAESAKKGAKGKVGDSNALSDKLAMTQEELDTTRRDNAELKSRAADLQSQLDKLQKLIQLKNDQLAKLQAANGSPATAAMPAQLAGEPATTAPASDAAAPAVVAPAPEPVTPETATASTTEGKFNDLLTNPIVLGVIGGAAGLLVLLLLLLWARHRNARLEEEKHLRMARALAEEPQFSPNIDHDLPADSFEGLEVAPPNVKLAAAPAPAAVAEPVVVPSVASVLSPLAAAVAPQNSSDALAQAQSHIDRGHLNQAADVLQQAIKHEPKRSDLRLKLMEVYGLQGDKDGFVSQERQLVANGENHAQVEQLKGRFPAMAVLAAGVSAAVAAAALDAQYVKDLLEDKPAAPVAEPDAFDTDFDLSLDDLEAASPAVVRPEDEPSFESVLQRQTEAKASPDDLSDFDLDLQLEAPSSTHSDDDFLSGLEEQMKDVPPVEPPTLTPAALDDFDLPEDFDLSLAEEPAAPASAKPDAFASELDDVNAELDRLSQSLEHPPIEPSFTAEDAALGADEPEFDFLSGTDEVATKLDLAQAYIDMGDTDGARDILSEVLTEGDETQRGEAKEMLGKI; the protein is encoded by the coding sequence ATGGTTCAAGTTCGCAAACTGGTGTTAGCAATAGCGGCCGCCTCGGCGCTGTCCTCCGGTATGGCGCAGGCGCTGCAGCTTGGGGAGATGACCCTCAAGTCGAAGTTGAACCAGCCGTTGTCGGTGGAAATCGAATTGCTCGATGTCGGTGGCCTCACGGCTTCCGAGATTACCCCGAGCCTGGCGTCTGACCAGGCGTTTGTGGACGCGGGCGTGGATCGCCAGGCGTTTCTCAATGACCTGACGTTTACCCCGGTGGTCAACCCGAGCGGGCGCAGTGTGGTGCGCGTTACGTCCAGCAAGCCGCTGCCCGATTCCTACGTCCGTTTCCTGTTGCAGGTGCAATGGCCCAATGGTCGCCTGATGCGCGACTACAGCGTGCTGCTCGACCCGGCCAAGTTCGAGCAACCCGCGCCGACCGCTGCCGCGCCGGCACCGCGCTTGAGTGCGCCGACTAAAAACGCGCCTGCCAACGCTGCGCCCACTGCCGGCAAGCCTGCTCAACACACCACGACCTCGCGCGATACCTTGTGGGAAATTGCCGCGAAGAATCGCAACGGGGCTTCGGTCCAGCAAACCATGCTGGCTATCCAGGCGCTCAACCCGGATGCGTTTATCGACGGCAATATCAACCGCCTGAAAACCGGCCAGGTCCTGCGTCTGCCGGATCGCCAGCAAGCCACCAGTTTGCCGCAGCCCGAGGCGATTGCCGAAGTGACTGCGCAAAACACCGCCTGGCGCGAGGGGCGTCGCACCGCGAATAACCAGGCCGCGGGCAAGCAGCAGTTGGATGCGACCAAGCGCACCCAGGCTGGCGATGCGCCGTCGAGCACCAATACCAAGGACAACTTGAGCCTGGTCTCGGCCGAATCCGCCAAGAAAGGCGCGAAGGGCAAGGTCGGTGACAGTAATGCGCTGAGCGACAAGCTGGCGATGACCCAGGAAGAATTGGATACCACGCGCCGCGACAATGCTGAGCTGAAAAGCCGGGCGGCGGACCTGCAAAGCCAGTTGGATAAATTGCAGAAGCTGATTCAACTGAAAAACGATCAGCTGGCCAAACTGCAGGCGGCGAACGGAAGCCCGGCAACGGCGGCAATGCCCGCACAGTTGGCAGGTGAGCCTGCGACCACCGCGCCGGCCTCTGACGCGGCGGCGCCTGCCGTTGTGGCGCCTGCGCCCGAGCCGGTCACACCAGAGACCGCGACTGCCAGCACCACCGAAGGTAAATTCAACGATCTGCTGACCAATCCGATTGTCCTCGGCGTGATCGGCGGTGCTGCCGGCTTGCTGGTGTTGCTGCTTCTGCTGCTGTGGGCGCGTCATCGCAATGCGCGCCTTGAAGAGGAAAAGCACCTGCGGATGGCGCGGGCGCTGGCTGAAGAACCGCAATTTTCGCCGAACATTGATCACGACTTGCCAGCGGACAGCTTCGAAGGCCTCGAAGTGGCGCCGCCGAACGTCAAGTTGGCGGCCGCACCTGCCCCGGCTGCGGTTGCTGAGCCGGTCGTGGTGCCGTCGGTCGCTTCCGTGCTGTCGCCACTGGCCGCTGCCGTGGCCCCGCAGAATTCCAGCGATGCGCTGGCGCAAGCCCAATCCCATATTGATCGCGGTCACCTGAACCAGGCGGCCGACGTCCTTCAGCAGGCCATCAAGCATGAGCCCAAGCGCAGCGACCTGCGTTTGAAACTGATGGAAGTGTACGGCCTGCAAGGCGACAAAGACGGGTTCGTCTCCCAGGAGCGTCAACTGGTGGCCAATGGTGAAAACCATGCCCAGGTCGAGCAGCTCAAAGGCCGCTTCCCGGCCATGGCCGTGTTGGCGGCGGGCGTCAGTGCCGCTGTCGCCGCTGCAGCGCTGGACGCGCAATACGTCAAGGACTTGCTGGAAGACAAGCCGGCCGCGCCGGTGGCGGAACCCGATGCCTTCGATACCGATTTCGACCTGAGCCTGGACGATCTGGAAGCAGCTTCGCCTGCCGTGGTTCGCCCGGAAGATGAGCCGAGCTTTGAGTCTGTCCTTCAGCGCCAGACCGAAGCCAAGGCCAGCCCGGATGACCTGTCGGACTTCGATCTGGACCTGCAGTTGGAAGCGCCGTCTTCCACGCACTCGGACGACGACTTCCTCTCGGGCCTCGAAGAGCAGATGAAGGACGTGCCGCCGGTTGAGCCGCCGACCCTCACGCCTGCCGCGCTGGATGATTTCGACTTGCCGGAGGACTTCGACCTGTCCCTGGCGGAAGAACCGGCCGCGCCGGCGTCGGCCAAGCCGGATGCCTTCGCCTCCGAGCTGGACGACGTCAATGCCGAGCTGGATCGTCTGTCCCAGAGCCTGGAGCATCCGCCAATCGAGCCTTCCTTCACCGCTGAAGATGCAGCGTTGGGCGCTGATGAACCGGAATTCGACTTCCTCTCCGGCACCGATGAGGTCGCTACCAAGCTGGACCTGGCCCAGGCCTACATCGACATGGGTGATACTGACGGCGCGCGGGACATCCTGTCCGAAGTGCTGACCGAAGGCGACGAAACCCAGCGCGGCGAAGCCAAGGAAATGCTCGGTAAAATCTAA
- a CDS encoding aspartate-semialdehyde dehydrogenase, producing the protein MTQTFEIAVIGATGTVGETLVQILEELDFPVGTLYLLAGSNSAGASVPFRGKNVRVREVDEFDFKKAQLAFFAAGPAVTLSFAPRATAAGCSVIDLSGALPADQAPQVVPEANAHILKGLKKPFQLGSPSPSATNLAVVLAPLRGLLDIQRVSVTANLAVSAQGREAVSELARQTAELLNVRPLEPKFFDRQMAFNLLAQVGTPDAQGHTALEKRLVHELRAVLEKPLLKISATCVQAPVFFGDSLTVSLQLGAPVDLVVVNRALEAAPGIELVEEGDYPTAVGDAVGQDVVYVGRVRAGVDDPAELNLWLTSDNVRKGAALNAVQLAQLLIKGLA; encoded by the coding sequence ATGACCCAGACCTTTGAAATCGCCGTGATCGGCGCCACCGGCACCGTAGGCGAAACCCTGGTGCAGATTCTCGAAGAGCTGGATTTCCCGGTCGGCACGCTGTACCTGCTGGCAGGCAGTAACTCGGCCGGCGCCTCAGTGCCGTTTCGCGGCAAGAACGTGCGGGTCAGGGAAGTCGATGAGTTCGACTTCAAAAAAGCCCAGTTGGCCTTCTTCGCGGCCGGCCCGGCGGTCACCCTGAGTTTCGCCCCGCGCGCCACGGCGGCGGGTTGCTCGGTGATCGACCTGTCCGGCGCCTTGCCGGCCGATCAGGCACCCCAAGTGGTGCCGGAAGCCAATGCGCACATTCTCAAGGGGCTGAAAAAACCCTTCCAGCTGGGCAGTCCAAGCCCATCCGCGACCAACCTGGCGGTGGTCCTGGCGCCGTTGCGCGGGTTGCTGGACATCCAGCGCGTCAGCGTTACGGCCAACCTGGCTGTGTCCGCCCAGGGCCGCGAGGCCGTCAGCGAGCTGGCTCGGCAGACTGCCGAGTTGTTAAACGTGCGCCCGCTGGAGCCCAAGTTCTTTGATCGGCAAATGGCCTTCAACTTGCTGGCACAAGTCGGCACACCAGACGCCCAAGGTCATACAGCCTTGGAGAAACGTCTCGTACACGAACTGCGCGCAGTGTTGGAAAAGCCTTTGCTAAAGATTTCCGCAACCTGCGTTCAAGCCCCGGTGTTTTTTGGCGATAGCCTGACTGTGTCATTGCAGTTGGGCGCGCCGGTCGACCTCGTTGTGGTCAACCGCGCACTTGAAGCAGCGCCGGGTATCGAGTTAGTGGAGGAGGGCGACTACCCCACGGCCGTTGGGGATGCGGTCGGTCAGGATGTAGTCTACGTCGGCCGAGTGCGTGCGGGCGTGGACGACCCGGCGGAACTAAATCTGTGGCTGACGTCAGATAACGTACGCAAAGGCGCGGCACTCAACGCAGTGCAACTGGCGCAGTTGTTGATAAAAGGCCTTGCGTAA
- the asd gene encoding aspartate-semialdehyde dehydrogenase, giving the protein MKRVGLIGWRGMVGSVLMQRMLEEQDFDLIEPVFFTTSNVGGQGPSVGKDIAPLKDAYSIEELKTLDVILTCQGGDYTSEVFPKLREAGWQGYWIDAASSLRMQDDAVIILDPVNRKVIDQQLDAGTKNYVGGNCTVSLMLMGLGGLFEAGLVEWMSAMTYQAASGAGAQNMRELIKQMGATHAAVADQLADPASAILDIDRRVAEAMRSDAYPTENFGVPLAGSLIPWIDKELPNGQSREEWKAQAETNKILGRFKNPIPVDGICVRIGAMRCHSQALTIKLNKDVPIADIEGLISQHNPWVKLVPNNRDISMQELSPTKVTGTLNVPVGRLRKLNMGTQYLGAFTVGDQLLWGAAEPLRRMLRILLER; this is encoded by the coding sequence ATGAAACGTGTAGGTCTGATCGGTTGGCGCGGTATGGTCGGTTCCGTGCTCATGCAGCGGATGCTGGAAGAGCAGGATTTCGATCTTATTGAGCCGGTGTTTTTCACCACTTCGAACGTAGGTGGCCAAGGGCCGTCCGTGGGCAAGGATATCGCCCCGCTCAAGGACGCCTACAGCATTGAAGAGTTGAAAACCCTCGATGTGATTCTGACCTGCCAGGGTGGCGACTACACCAGCGAAGTCTTCCCCAAGCTGCGCGAAGCCGGCTGGCAGGGTTACTGGATCGACGCCGCCTCGAGCCTGCGCATGCAGGACGACGCGGTGATCATCCTCGACCCGGTGAACCGCAAGGTCATCGATCAGCAGCTGGATGCCGGCACCAAGAACTACGTGGGCGGCAACTGCACCGTCAGCCTGATGCTGATGGGCCTGGGCGGCTTGTTCGAAGCCGGCCTGGTCGAGTGGATGAGCGCCATGACTTATCAGGCGGCTTCCGGTGCCGGCGCGCAGAACATGCGTGAACTGATCAAGCAGATGGGCGCGACTCACGCCGCTGTTGCCGATCAACTGGCCGACCCGGCCAGCGCGATCCTCGACATCGACCGCCGTGTGGCCGAAGCCATGCGCAGCGATGCCTACCCGACCGAGAACTTCGGCGTGCCATTGGCCGGTAGCCTGATCCCGTGGATCGACAAAGAGCTGCCGAACGGCCAGAGCCGCGAAGAGTGGAAGGCCCAGGCCGAAACCAACAAGATTCTGGGTCGTTTCAAGAACCCGATTCCGGTGGACGGTATCTGCGTGCGTATCGGCGCCATGCGTTGCCACAGCCAGGCGCTGACCATCAAGCTGAACAAAGATGTGCCGATTGCCGATATCGAAGGGCTGATCAGCCAGCACAACCCATGGGTCAAGCTGGTGCCGAACAACCGTGATATCAGCATGCAGGAGCTGAGCCCGACCAAGGTCACCGGCACCCTGAATGTGCCGGTCGGCCGCCTGCGCAAGCTGAACATGGGTACTCAGTACCTGGGCGCGTTCACCGTTGGCGACCAACTGCTGTGGGGCGCGGCCGAGCCACTGCGCCGCATGCTGCGGATTTTGCTGGAGCGTTGA
- the leuB gene encoding 3-isopropylmalate dehydrogenase: MSKQILILPGDGIGPEIMAEAVKVLELANTKYSLGFELSHDVIGGAAIDKHGVPLADETLDRARAADAVLLGAVGGPKWDKIERDIRPERGLLKIRAQLGLFGNLRPAILYPQLADASSLKPEVVAGLDILIVRELTGGIYFGSPRGVRELENGERQAYDTLPYSESEIRRIARVGFDMARVRGKKVCSVDKANVLASSQLWREIVEEVAKDYPDVELSHMYVDNAAMQLVRAPKQFDVIVTDNLFGDILSDQASMLTGSIGMLPSASLDTNNKGMYEPCHGSAPDIAGQGIANPLATILSVSMMLRYSFNLSEAADAIEKAVSLVLDQGLRTGDIWSQGCTRIGTQEMGDAVVAALRNL, encoded by the coding sequence ATGAGCAAGCAGATTCTGATTCTCCCTGGCGACGGTATTGGTCCGGAAATCATGGCCGAAGCGGTCAAAGTCCTGGAACTGGCCAACACCAAGTACAGCCTGGGCTTCGAATTGAGCCACGACGTGATCGGCGGCGCCGCCATCGACAAACACGGCGTGCCGCTGGCTGACGAAACCCTCGACCGCGCCCGTGCGGCCGACGCCGTGCTGCTCGGCGCCGTGGGTGGCCCGAAGTGGGACAAGATCGAACGCGACATCCGCCCTGAGCGCGGCCTGCTGAAAATCCGCGCGCAACTGGGCCTGTTCGGCAACCTGCGCCCGGCGATTCTCTACCCGCAACTGGCCGATGCGTCGAGCCTCAAGCCGGAAGTGGTCGCGGGCCTGGACATCCTGATCGTGCGTGAACTGACCGGCGGTATCTATTTCGGCTCGCCACGCGGCGTGCGTGAATTGGAGAATGGTGAGCGCCAGGCCTACGACACCCTGCCGTACAGCGAGAGCGAAATCCGCCGTATCGCCCGTGTCGGTTTCGACATGGCCCGTGTGCGTGGCAAAAAGGTCTGCTCGGTGGATAAAGCCAACGTACTGGCCTCCAGCCAACTGTGGCGCGAAATCGTCGAAGAAGTGGCCAAGGACTACCCGGATGTCGAACTGAGCCACATGTACGTCGACAACGCCGCCATGCAGCTGGTGCGCGCACCCAAGCAGTTCGATGTGATCGTTACCGACAACCTGTTCGGCGACATCCTCTCCGACCAGGCGTCGATGCTCACCGGTTCCATCGGCATGCTGCCGTCGGCGTCGTTGGACACCAATAACAAAGGCATGTACGAGCCGTGCCACGGTTCGGCGCCGGACATCGCAGGGCAGGGCATTGCCAACCCGTTGGCGACGATTTTGTCGGTGTCGATGATGCTGCGTTACAGCTTCAACCTGAGCGAAGCCGCCGATGCCATCGAGAAGGCCGTGAGCCTGGTGCTGGATCAAGGTTTGCGCACCGGTGACATTTGGTCACAGGGTTGTACCCGAATCGGCACGCAAGAAATGGGCGACGCAGTAGTCGCCGCGCTGCGGAATCTGTAA
- a CDS encoding class I SAM-dependent methyltransferase, whose protein sequence is MTNTAHTQVVQKQFGEQASAYLSSAVHAQGTEFALLQAELAGQGAAWLLDLGCGAGHVSFQVAPLVNEVVAYDLSQQMLEVVAAAAVERGLNNIRTVNGAAERLPFADGEFDFVFSRYSAHHWSDLGVALREVRRVLKPGGVAAFVDVLSPGSPLLDTYLQTVEVLRDTSHVRDYDAAEWMQQLSESGLHVRNSSRQRLRLEYTSWVERMRTPEVLRAAILELQKAMGQEVRDYYEIQADGTFSTDVLVVIAER, encoded by the coding sequence ATGACCAACACCGCCCACACCCAAGTCGTGCAAAAACAATTCGGCGAGCAAGCCTCGGCCTACCTGAGCAGTGCCGTGCACGCCCAGGGCACCGAATTTGCGCTGCTCCAGGCCGAACTGGCCGGGCAGGGCGCGGCATGGCTGCTGGACTTGGGCTGCGGTGCCGGGCATGTGAGTTTCCAGGTAGCACCGCTGGTTAATGAAGTGGTGGCCTACGACCTGTCCCAGCAGATGCTCGAGGTGGTCGCCGCCGCTGCGGTGGAGCGTGGCCTGAACAACATTCGCACCGTAAACGGCGCCGCCGAACGCCTGCCGTTTGCCGATGGCGAGTTCGACTTCGTGTTCAGCCGTTACTCGGCTCACCACTGGAGCGACCTGGGTGTGGCCCTGCGCGAAGTGCGCCGCGTGCTCAAACCGGGCGGCGTGGCGGCGTTTGTGGATGTCTTGTCACCGGGCAGCCCGCTGTTGGACACTTACCTGCAAACCGTCGAAGTGCTGCGCGACACCAGCCACGTGCGCGATTACGACGCCGCCGAGTGGATGCAGCAGCTCAGCGAATCCGGTTTGCACGTGCGCAACAGCAGTCGCCAGCGCCTGCGCCTGGAATACACCTCCTGGGTCGAGCGCATGCGCACGCCAGAAGTATTGCGCGCAGCCATCCTCGAGCTGCAAAAGGCGATGGGCCAGGAAGTACGCGATTATTACGAAATTCAAGCCGACGGCACCTTCAGCACCGACGTGCTGGTGGTGATTGCCGAACGCTGA
- the leuD gene encoding 3-isopropylmalate dehydratase small subunit: MRAFTQHTGLVAPLDRANVDTDQIIPKQFLKSIKRTGFGPNLFDEWRYLDVGYAYQDNSKRPLNKDFVLNAERYQGASVLLARENFGCGSSREHAPWALEEYGFRSIIAPSYADIFFNNSFKNGLLPIILSDAEVDELFKQVEANVGYQLTVDLAAQTVTRPDGKVYHFEVDAFRKHCLINGLDDIGLTLQDGDAIAAFETKHRASQPWLFRDA, encoded by the coding sequence ATGCGTGCTTTTACTCAACACACTGGCCTTGTCGCCCCTTTGGACCGTGCCAACGTCGACACCGACCAGATCATCCCTAAGCAGTTCTTGAAGTCGATCAAGCGCACCGGCTTTGGCCCTAACCTGTTCGACGAGTGGCGCTACCTCGACGTGGGCTACGCCTACCAGGACAACTCCAAGCGCCCGCTGAACAAGGATTTCGTGCTCAACGCCGAGCGTTACCAAGGCGCCAGCGTGCTGCTGGCGCGGGAAAACTTCGGTTGCGGCTCCAGCCGTGAACACGCGCCGTGGGCGCTGGAAGAATATGGCTTTCGCAGCATCATCGCGCCGAGCTACGCCGACATCTTCTTCAACAACAGCTTCAAGAACGGCTTGCTGCCGATCATCTTGAGCGATGCCGAAGTGGACGAGTTGTTCAAGCAGGTCGAAGCCAATGTCGGCTACCAGCTGACCGTCGACCTGGCTGCGCAAACCGTGACCCGTCCGGATGGCAAGGTGTATCACTTTGAAGTCGATGCGTTCCGTAAGCATTGCCTGATCAACGGCCTGGACGATATCGGCCTGACCTTGCAGGACGGCGATGCGATTGCCGCGTTTGAAACCAAGCACCGGGCCAGCCAGCCCTGGTTGTTTCGCGATGCCTGA
- the leuC gene encoding 3-isopropylmalate dehydratase large subunit, producing the protein MAGKTLYDKLWDSHEVKRRDDGSSLIYIDRHIIHEVTSPQAFEGLRLAGRKPWRVDSIIATPDHNVPTTPERKGGIEAIADQVSRLQVQTLDDYCDEYGITEFKMNDVRQGIVHVIGPEQGATLPGMTVVCGDSHTSTHGAFGALAHGIGTSEVEHVFATQCLVAKKMKNMLVKVEGKLPFGVTAKDIVLAVIGKIGTAGGNGHAIEFAGSAIRDLSIEGRMTICNMSIEAGARVGMVAADEKTVEYVKGRPFAPQGADWDAAVEAWKDLVSDADAVFDTVVELDAAQIKPQVSWGTSPEMVLAVDQNVPDPAKEADLVKRGSIERALKYMGLKANQAITDIQLDRVFIGSCTNSRIEDLRAAAVIAKGRKVASTIKQAIVVPGSGLVKAQAEAEGLDKIFLEAGFEWREPGCSMCLAMNPDRLESGEHCASTSNRNFEGRQGAGGRTHLVSPAMAAAAAVNGRFIDVRELI; encoded by the coding sequence ATGGCCGGCAAAACGCTTTACGACAAGCTTTGGGATTCCCATGAAGTGAAACGGCGCGATGATGGGTCGTCGCTGATCTATATCGACCGTCACATCATCCATGAAGTGACCTCGCCCCAAGCGTTCGAAGGCCTGCGGTTGGCCGGGCGCAAGCCTTGGCGCGTCGACTCGATCATCGCCACCCCGGACCACAACGTGCCGACCACGCCTGAGCGCAAGGGCGGCATCGAAGCCATTGCCGACCAGGTCTCGCGTTTGCAGGTGCAAACCCTCGACGACTATTGCGACGAATATGGCATCACCGAATTCAAGATGAATGACGTGCGGCAAGGCATCGTCCACGTGATCGGCCCGGAGCAGGGCGCCACCTTGCCGGGCATGACCGTGGTCTGCGGCGACTCCCACACCTCCACCCACGGTGCGTTCGGCGCCTTGGCCCATGGCATCGGCACCTCCGAGGTCGAACATGTGTTCGCCACCCAGTGCCTGGTCGCCAAAAAGATGAAGAACATGTTGGTTAAAGTCGAAGGCAAGTTGCCGTTCGGCGTAACCGCCAAAGACATCGTGCTCGCCGTAATCGGCAAAATCGGCACCGCCGGCGGTAACGGCCATGCCATTGAGTTCGCCGGCAGCGCGATTCGCGACCTGTCCATCGAAGGCCGCATGACCATCTGCAACATGTCCATCGAAGCCGGTGCCCGCGTGGGCATGGTGGCGGCGGACGAAAAAACCGTTGAATACGTCAAAGGTCGCCCATTCGCCCCGCAAGGCGCCGATTGGGACGCTGCGGTCGAAGCCTGGAAAGACCTGGTCTCCGACGCCGACGCGGTGTTCGACACCGTGGTCGAACTCGACGCTGCGCAGATCAAGCCGCAAGTCAGCTGGGGCACTTCGCCGGAGATGGTCCTGGCCGTCGACCAGAATGTGCCGGACCCGGCTAAAGAAGCCGACCTGGTCAAGCGTGGCTCCATCGAACGCGCCTTGAAGTACATGGGCTTGAAAGCCAACCAGGCGATTACCGACATCCAGTTGGATCGCGTGTTTATCGGTTCCTGCACCAACTCGCGGATCGAAGACCTGCGCGCGGCGGCGGTCATTGCCAAGGGCCGCAAAGTCGCCTCGACCATCAAGCAAGCCATCGTGGTGCCGGGCTCGGGCCTGGTCAAAGCGCAAGCCGAGGCCGAGGGCCTGGACAAGATCTTCCTCGAAGCCGGTTTTGAATGGCGCGAGCCGGGCTGCTCCATGTGCCTGGCGATGAACCCGGACCGTTTGGAGTCGGGCGAGCATTGCGCGTCCACCTCCAACCGTAACTTCGAAGGGCGTCAGGGCGCCGGCGGGCGTACTCACCTGGTCAGCCCGGCCATGGCCGCTGCCGCTGCCGTCAACGGTCGTTTCATCGACGTTCGCGAATTGATCTGA
- a CDS encoding LysR family transcriptional regulator — MDLANLNAFIAIAETGSFSGAGERLHLTQPAISKRIAGLEQQLKVRLFDRLGREVGLTEAGRALLPRAYQILNVLDDTRRALTNLTGEVSGRLTLATSHHIGLHRLPPILRTFTREYPDVALDIQFLDSEVAYEEILHGRAEVAVITLAPDPHNLVRATPVWDDPLDFVVAPEHSLTGNGTVNLADIARHPAVFPGGNTFTHHIVSRLFEAQGLTPNIAMSTNYLETIKMMVSIGLAWSVLPRTMLDDQVASIALPGIQLSRQLGYIVHTERTLSNAARAFMSLLDAQVDLPGIPA; from the coding sequence ATGGACTTGGCCAACCTCAATGCCTTTATTGCCATCGCCGAGACCGGCAGCTTCTCCGGCGCCGGTGAACGCCTGCACCTGACACAACCGGCCATCAGCAAACGCATTGCCGGGCTGGAACAGCAATTAAAGGTGCGTTTGTTTGATCGCCTGGGCCGTGAAGTCGGCCTGACCGAGGCTGGGCGCGCACTGTTGCCGCGCGCGTATCAGATTCTGAATGTGCTGGATGACACCCGTCGCGCGCTCACCAACCTGACCGGCGAAGTCAGCGGCCGCCTGACTTTGGCCACCAGCCACCATATCGGCCTGCACCGCCTGCCGCCGATCCTGCGCACCTTTACCCGTGAGTATCCCGATGTGGCGCTGGATATTCAGTTCCTCGATTCGGAAGTGGCCTACGAAGAAATCCTCCATGGCCGCGCCGAGGTCGCCGTCATCACCCTGGCGCCCGACCCGCACAATTTGGTGCGTGCCACACCGGTGTGGGATGACCCGCTGGATTTCGTGGTCGCCCCCGAGCACAGCCTGACCGGCAACGGCACGGTCAACCTGGCCGATATCGCCAGGCACCCGGCGGTGTTCCCGGGTGGCAACACCTTTACACACCATATCGTCAGCCGGCTGTTCGAAGCCCAGGGCCTGACGCCGAACATCGCGATGAGTACTAACTATCTGGAAACTATCAAGATGATGGTATCCATCGGCCTGGCCTGGAGCGTCTTGCCGCGCACCATGCTCGATGATCAGGTGGCAAGTATCGCTTTGCCGGGCATACAACTCAGTCGCCAGCTAGGCTATATCGTGCACACCGAAAGGACGCTGTCGAACGCTGCGCGGGCTTTTATGAGCCTATTGGATGCACAGGTCGATCTGCCAGGGATACCGGCGTGA